ACGACAATGGCGTTGATATTGTCCTGGTGGGCGACTCTCTGGGCATGGTACTGCAAGGCGGCGACGATACTCTGGCGGTTACCACCACAGATATCGCTTACCATACCCGCTGTGTTCGTGCCGGTAGTAAAGAGCTGTTTGTGATAGCCGATATGCCCTTTATGAGCTATGCCAATCCGGCACAAGCTTGCGAAAACGCCGCGACTTTGATGCGCTCAGGGGCCAACATGGTCAAGCTGGAAGGCGGCGAGTGGCTGCTTGATTCTATTCGCATGCTGACACAGCAAGGTATTCCGGTATGCGGCCATTTAGGCCTGACCCCGCAATCAGTCAATGTTTTTGGCGGTTTTAAAATTCAGGGCCGCAAAGAAGAGCAAGCAGAGCAAATGATCGCTGATGCCATTGCACTGGAACAAGCGGGTGCACAGCTGCTAGTCGTTGAATGTATTCCTTCTGCTCTGGCAAAACGGATCAGCGAAGCGCTGAGCATTCCGGTCATTGGGATCGGTGCGGGCAAAGACACCGATGGCCAGATCCTGGTGATGCATGACCTGGTCGGTATCTCGGCAGGCTATATTCCTAAGTTTTCGAAAAACTTCCTCGCCGAGACTGGCAATATGCCAGCAGCGGTCGAAAAGTTCTGCACCGATGTTAAAAGTGGTGCATTTCCCTCTCAGGAACACGAGTTTAACTAATGCAATCAATAACAGAAATAAAATCTCTGCGTAGCCAAATTAAAGCCTGGCGGCAACAAGGACAAAGTATTGCCTTTGTGCCGACTATGGGCAATTTGCACCAGGGGCATTTTTCACTGGTTGAAAAGGCCAAAACCCTGGCAGACAAAGTAGTGGTCAGTATTTTCGTCAATCCGATGCAATTTGGTGCCAACGAAGACCTGGATAACTATCCGCGTACGCTAACTCAGGACAAACAGGGGCTGGCCGAGCTGGACACCGACATCGTCTTTACTCCAAGCGTCGAGGCTATCTATCCAAACGGCCTCGACACACAGAGCTATGTCGATGTACCAGGCGTATCCGAAGGCTATTGCGGCGGCAGCCGTAGCGGCCACTTCAGAGGCGTTGCAACGGTCGTCACTAAGCTATTTAACCTGGTACAGCCCGATTTTGCCTGCTTTGGTGAAAAAGACTATCAGCAGCTTCAGGTTATCAAGACCATGGTGCGGGACTTGTCCATGCCGATTGAAATCATTGGTGTCCCTACGCAGCGGGAAATTTCAGGACTGGCAATGAGCTCGCGTAACGGCTACTTGTCAGAGCAACAAAAAGACACGGCGAAAGTACTCTATCAGGTATTGAGTGACACGGCGCAGCAGCTCCAGGATGGCGCGCGCGATTTTGCAGCGCTGGAGCAGTCAGCAAAGTCCAGGCTAGAAGCCGCAGGCCTCAAACCCGATTACTTCTCGATTGCACAAAGACAGAGCCTAAAACCTGCTACACTGGAAGACAGCGAGTTTGTGATCTTGGCTGCCGCTTACCTGGAAAAGGTGAGACTAATAGACAATATCCAGATCCTCGCCGACGCATAACAATGTAAAGGATCCCGCCGCTTGGCAAAAAAGCGCGATGGGATCCTCACTTTATTTACTCTCTTGCAGGGACTGTCTTATGAAACCACAGATATCGATTATCGCCTTGCTACTGG
The Pseudoalteromonas viridis DNA segment above includes these coding regions:
- the panC gene encoding pantoate--beta-alanine ligase — protein: MQSITEIKSLRSQIKAWRQQGQSIAFVPTMGNLHQGHFSLVEKAKTLADKVVVSIFVNPMQFGANEDLDNYPRTLTQDKQGLAELDTDIVFTPSVEAIYPNGLDTQSYVDVPGVSEGYCGGSRSGHFRGVATVVTKLFNLVQPDFACFGEKDYQQLQVIKTMVRDLSMPIEIIGVPTQREISGLAMSSRNGYLSEQQKDTAKVLYQVLSDTAQQLQDGARDFAALEQSAKSRLEAAGLKPDYFSIAQRQSLKPATLEDSEFVILAAAYLEKVRLIDNIQILADA
- the panB gene encoding 3-methyl-2-oxobutanoate hydroxymethyltransferase; translation: MAKVTVSTLAKKKREGTKITALTAYDASFAKLFYDNGVDIVLVGDSLGMVLQGGDDTLAVTTTDIAYHTRCVRAGSKELFVIADMPFMSYANPAQACENAATLMRSGANMVKLEGGEWLLDSIRMLTQQGIPVCGHLGLTPQSVNVFGGFKIQGRKEEQAEQMIADAIALEQAGAQLLVVECIPSALAKRISEALSIPVIGIGAGKDTDGQILVMHDLVGISAGYIPKFSKNFLAETGNMPAAVEKFCTDVKSGAFPSQEHEFN